In Microcaecilia unicolor chromosome 1, aMicUni1.1, whole genome shotgun sequence, the following are encoded in one genomic region:
- the KCNS2 gene encoding potassium voltage-gated channel subfamily S member 2, with the protein MTGQKLKLLSEAEFEDDEISINVGGFKKTLRSNTLLRFPETRLGKLLNCRSKESILELCDDYDDTKNEFYFDRNPDLLPYVLHFYNTGKLHVMGDLCVFSFSQEIEYWGINEFFIDSCCSYSYHGRKVEPDQDQWEDSSEEESTTSSFDEILAFYNDASKFDKQSFGNFRRQLWIALDNPGYSVMSRIFSIISILIVLGSIVTMCLNSLPDFQIVHSNGSTEEDPRFEIVEHFGIAWFTFELVVRFAVAPEFSTFFKLPLNFIDLISILPFYITLIVNLVVESSPALTNLGRVAQVLKLMRIFRILKLARHSTGLRSLGSTLKYSYKEVGLLLLYLSVGVSIFSVVAYTIEKEENDGLATMPACWWWATVSMTTVGYGDVVPVTVAGKLTASACILAGILVVVLPITLIFNKFSHFYRRQKYLENAMRSCDFGDGIKEVPLINLRDYYAHKVKSLMASLSNISRTSPSEQSLNESIH; encoded by the coding sequence ATGACAGGTCAGAAGTTAAAACTATTATCTGAAGCTGAATTTGAAGATGATGAGATTAGTATCAATGTTGGAGGGTTTAAGAAAACGCTGAGATCCAACACACTGCTGAGATTTCCAGAAACTAGGCTGGGGAAGCTGTTGAACTGCCGATCCAAAGAGTCCATACTTGAACTCTGTGATGATTATGATGACACCAAAAATGAATTTTACTTTGACAGAAACCCTGACCTCCTCCCTTATGTGTTACATTTTTACAATACTGGCAAGCTTCATGTCATGGGAGATCTCTGCGTTTTTTCCTTCAGCCAAGAGATTGAATATTGGggaataaatgaattctttattGACTCGTGTTGTAGTTATAGCTATCATGGAAGAAAAGTGGAACCCGATCAAGACCAATGGGAGGACAGCAGTGAAGAAGAGAGCACCACCTCCTCTTTTGATGAGATTCTGGCATTTTACAATGATGCCTCTAAGTTTGACAAACAATCATTTGGAAACTTCAGAAGACAACTTTGGATAGCTTTAGACAACCCTGGCTACTCAGTAATGAGCAGAATTTTTAGTATCATTTCCATATTAATAGTTCTTGGATCCATTGTAACTATGTGCCTCAATAGCTTGCCAGATTTTCAAATTGTCCACAGCAATGGTAGCACAGAAGAAGATCCAAGGTTTGAAATTGTAGAACATTTTGGCATAGCTTGGTTTACATTTGAATTAGTGGTAAGATTTGCCGTAGCACCTGAATTCTCCACATTTTTCAAACTTCCATTAAATTTTATTGATCTTATTTCCATTCTTCCATTTTACATCACTCTAATTGTAAACTTGGTTGTAGAAAGTAGTCCAGCTTTAACAAATTTAGGAAGAGTTGCCCAAGTCCTGAAATTAATGAGAATCTTCCGCATCTTAAAACTTGCCAGGCATTCAACTGGCCTTAGGTCTCTTGGGTCAACCTTAAAATACAGCTACAAAGAGGTAGGGCTCCTGTTACTTTATCTCTCTGTTGGGGTCTCtattttttcagtagtggcttataccattgaaaaagaagaaaatgatggGTTAGCTACCATGCCTGCTTGCTGGTGGTGGGCTACTGTTAGTATGACCACAGTAGGATATGGAGATGTTGTCCCAGTAACCGTTGCTGGAAAACTGACTGCATCGGCTTGTATTCTTGCAGGTATCCTGGTTGTAGTGCTTCCTATTACCCTGATATTCAACAAGTTTTCTCATTTCTATAGGCGCCAAAAGTATCTAGAAAATGCCATGAGAAGTTGTGATTTTGGTGATGGGATAAAAGAGGTTCCTTTAATTAATTTAAGGGACTACTATGCCCACAAAGTAAAATCATTAATGGCAAGTCTTTCAAATATAAGCAGGACTAGTCCAAGTGAACAAAGTCTAAATGAATCAATACATTAA